The genomic interval CCGCCCTACCTTCAAGTAGCTTTAGATATTCCAGATTTAGAGAAAACAAAAGCTATTGTAGCTGATCTTCCTAAAAGCGATAGAATAATTCTTGAAGCTGGAACCCCGCTTATAAAAAGATACGGCGCTAGAGTAATTCAAGAATTAAGAGAAATAGTTAAAGATGTTTTTATAATAGCTGATTTAAAAACGCTTGATGTAGGTCAAGTGGAAGTTGATTTAGCTTATGAAGAAACAGCAGATGCAGTTGTAGCATCTGGATTAGCTAGCATAGAAACATTAAATAAATTCATTTATGAAGCTAAAAGGCTTGGAATATACGCTGCAATAGATATGATGGATGTAGTTAACCCATTAAAGCTTTTAGAGCAATTAACTGATTTACCAGATATAGTTATTATTCATAGAGGAATAGATGAGGAAAAAATAAAGAAAACAAGATGGGAATTAATTAAAGAGCTTAAAGAAAAATATAAAGATAAAAAAATGCTTATAGCTATAGCCGGAGGAATAGAGCCTTCAACAGTTCCTTTAGCTTTAGAATCAGGCGCAGATATAATAGTTGTAGGAAGATATATAACGCAATCAAGAGATGTTAAAAAAGCAGCTAGAGAATTCTTAACTCAGCTAGGCTTAGACATGGATATATTTAGAGTTCACGTAGAATAGAAACTATTTTTCCCCTGCTTTTTTAAAAGCTAATAACTATGGAAAATAACATTTAATAAAACCTATCACTTAAATTGTCTTCATGAATTTTAAAGAAAATATTGTCGATTCAAATTTTTTTAAATGGAAACTGCGGATTTTAATAATTTGGAATATATTTTACATTTTTTATTATCTTGGTAGAATCCATTATGGGCTTACGCTTCCTTGGATAAAAGAGGATTTAAAGCTTACAATTATAGAGGCAAGTGTTATAGCTTCAGGAAGCCTTTGGGCTTATGCTTTAGGCAATATTATATTCGGAAGGCTTAGCGATAAATTAGGTTATAAAAAACTGTTGTTTTCAGCTTCAATATTTACAGCTTTAATGAATTGGATCGCCAGCTTTGCTTTTTCCTTTAAAACTCTTTTAATTCCATTTATAATTAATGGCTTTATTCAAGCAATGGGTTATGCGCCTGGTGAAGCTATGGTTGCGCAATGGTGGCGAAGAAAAGAATGGGGAACAACAGTTGGTTTTACAGGTTTAAGTGCATCTCTATCTGTTCTTATTGTTTGGATTATAACCGGTTGGTTTGCTTCAAATTACGGTTGGAGAGCAGCATGGCGATATCCTTTATTAATAACTTTAACAGTTGGAGTAATGCTTTATCTTATTGCTAAAGATAAACCAAGCGATGCAGGATTTCCAAGCTATAACGATTTTAACGAAAATAATCAATCTATAAAAGAAAAACTTAACCCTTATATTTATTTACTTTCAAATAAAAAATTTCTATTAATTTGTTTTGTTGGCATATTGCTTTTTATCGGTCGATATGGATTAATAACTTGGATACCTTTATATTATGCTGAAAGCGGAATAGCTTTATCAATTATTCCATTAACAACTATAACGTTGCCTATAGGGCAAGCTTTAGGCGCTATTTCAGCCGGCTTCATTTCAGATAAAGTTTTTAAATCTAACCGTTACAAAACCGTATGCATATATGCGGTTGCTGGTTGTTTAACTTTAATTGCTTTAGCTTTAACTTCTATTCGCTTAAACCCAATTCTTTCAATAACGTTATTAGGTTTAGGGGGCTTCTTCACTTTTGGAGCTGCTATACCTGTTTTTGTATTAGCTTTAGAGGCTGGTGGAAGAGAAATAGCTGGAACAGCTGTTGGAATCTTCGACTTCTTTTGTTATATAGGTAGTGGTCTTCAAGGCTTAATTATAGGGTTTATACTTTATGCTACAAACTATAATTGGATAAAAACATTCATAATTTTAGGCATGTTAATTGCTTTCTCAGCAATTTTAATTTTTGCAGCAAGAAAATAAAAAAGCTAGCTTTAATTAATTGTTCCATTCATAGATGCTGCGTATTAAAGCTCATCACTTGCAACTGTTTTTACATATTTTTTACCTATTTTATAAAGCTTTGAATCATCTGTAACTAATGTTAAGTTGTTATCTATCGCAGCTTGAATATATGATGCATCATAATAGGTTATACCTTCTTCTAAAGCCATTTTTAATATTTTTAAGGCATTTTCAGGTTTTAGCTTCTTTAACCTATTGAAGACTTCAATTAAAGAATCTAATGCTATTCTTGCCTCATCAGCTTCTATAGCTTTATATAAATAAACCTGCTTCCAAATAGCATTTCCCAACTCATAAAACGTTAAACTTAAAGTCCATCCTTCAAGCAGTTTATCCAATTTTTTTTCTCCACATAAGTTTATTATAGCTGAAGAGTCAAAAAGATTCATCTCTCTTCTCTACTCTCCCTTAAAGATTTAATCCAAGCCTCTTCGCTAACTTTTTTTATAATTTTGCTCGCTTCTTCAACCTTTTTATAAAGGCGTTGTTTCATTCTTTCCTCCACTTCCTCTTCAAGCGCTCTTTTAATAACTTCAGAAGGTTTTATTCCTAGCTCAGAAAGCTTTTTTCTAAGCTCTTCATCGATTTTGGCTGAAACAGTTACATACCTCAATTATACCACCAATATGTATTACATAATTTTACTATATAAATATTACTACTTTATAAGACTCCAATAAAATAAAGTTGAATCTTATACACCTGAAAAACCCTAATTTACTACTCACCCTTAAAATTTAACAATCTAAAGGAGAGGCTTTTAAATATGCTGCTCTTACAAAAGAATAAGCTAAATGCAATATAACGATAGTTGTAAATTAAAAACGTGGAGTCATAAACTAATTTAAGGTATTTAAACCTAACACAATTTAATGAGCAATATAAGATGGTAGCCCGGGGGAGATTCGAATTCAGGGCTTTAAGCTCTCCCGTCAGCAGGTTGCTTTTCCCTTTTTTAATAGGATCCAGAGCCTTACAGGGGCTTCTGAGCCCTTGCTATGCTTGACCGCTACACCACCGGGCTATAGGCTTCCCCCAGGCTAAGAAATAAGTTTATTTAAAGAGAAAATTAAACTTTTCTTAATTTTTAAACTGTTTTTAAAACCCTTAAAATTTCTTTGCATAAGTGATTATTTGCAGCTGCTATAAAAGAAGCTTTTTCCTCAGGTGTAACCTTCATGTTCAATTCTTCCCCATTTAATGAAACAATAACTCCTCCAGCCTCTTTAACTATTAATTGGCTTGCTGCGATATCCACAGCTCTAATCTTATTTCTTGCATCTATAAAAGCGTCTGTAACGTTGTTTGCTATTTGACAAAGCTCTAACGCGTTAGCTCCAAAATGTCTTGTATGCCGAGCATAATTAAAAAGATTTGCAATCTTTTTTATATCTTCACTATTTGTAAAGCATAAATCTAAACCTATTAGAGCTTTATTTAAACTTGTCACATTAGATGTATGGACTTCATTATTATTTAAATATGCTCCTTTATCTTTTTCAGCGTAATAAACATCTCCATTTACAAGATCCATAACTAAACCTGCATAAACACTTTTTAAAAATAAAGTTTTAGAAACAGCTAAGGAACAGCAATAAAAATTTATGCCTCTTAAAGCGTTTAATGTGCCATCTATAGGATCAAGAATTATAAATTCTTTAGGTTTTTCCCCCAGCTTTTTTACCCCAGCTTCCTCGCTTACTAAAATGCATGAAACATTAAGTTTATTTAAAGTTTCAATTACCGTTTTCTCCGCTATATAATCCACTTTTCTAGTTATATCCCCTCCAGCTCCTTGACCCAATTCTTCACCAGCTTCCTTTAAGCTTAACGTTAACTTCACGTTTCTCTTAACCTCTTCACAAGTTTCCCTTAAAATTTTAAACCAATCCATCTTAACTTTTCGCCTCCTCGATTTTACATTATTTCAGCTTTAAATCAATTTTTACTCAAAAGCAATCTTCATGAAACCCATAAAGCTTACGCCTATCAAGAAAAGAGTAAAAGATAAAATAGATTTTTTAAATTCAGGCTGTTTATGAAGTTCAGGAATAAGATCTGAAGCTGCTATATAAAGGAATCCTCCAGCTGTAAAAGGAATTAAATGTGAAGCTATATTCTCCACATATGTAATAAAAAAGTAGCCGAATAAAGCTCCAAAAACAGCTGTTAAAGCTGATATAAAATTCCAAAATAAAGCTTTAAACTTAGTGAATCCCCCATAAATAAGCACACCAAAATCTCCAAGTTCTTGAGGGATCTCATGAGCTATCACAGCTATTGTTGTGGTTATGCCAAGCGGTATACCAACGATAAAACTTGCAGCTATAATTAAACCATCTATAAAATTGTGAATTCCATCTCCAATTAAATTTAAGTAAGTAAACATGTGAATAGGGCATTTTTCTTCATGGCAATGACGCCAATAAAGAATCTTCTCTAAAAGAAAAAATAATGTAAACCCAAGTATAACATAAAGAAAAATCACTATGCTATTGGTTTGGCTTAAAGCTTCTGGAAGAAGATGAATAAAAGCTCCACCAATTAATGCTCCAGCTGAAAAACCAACTAAAGAAAACAATATATTATTTAAAACTTTCTCTTTAATAATTAATGTGAATAAGCCGATTAAGGATATAAAACTTACCAAAATAACGCTTCCTAAAATCCAAATTAAAACGTTAAAATCCAAATTAAAACTCTCCGTTTTATATTATTAAATATCTTAAGTGACTTGAATAAAAAGATTATTTAAAGCTTCTCCATTAACCTTTTTACTTTCGAATGGCGATAGAAGCTATAAAAACTAATCCAGCAAAAATGGCTTGTGTTAAATTCAATTCTTTTTAGCAAGCAATTATTAAAAAATTAGGCTAAATAATACGCTTTTATTATAAGCGAAAAACCTTCAAATTTTGAGAGCTGTCGACTCGCTTTATAGTTTTATGAAGACCTTTATAATGAGTTATTGGTTTTAAGGTTAAAGTTAACGCTTTTGAATTTTTATTTAAAAATATTTTTCTTTAAAAATTTATTTTTCAAATTTTTTACATTAAAATTTGTTTTTGAATAAATTTTTTGTAAAAATTACAAAGTTAATTTGGAAATATTTATTAAAAAGAGAGTTTATTTAAAACAAGAGTTAAATTGAAGAAAGCGTTGCTTAAACAACTAAACAATTTAACTTCATTATGCAACTTAGAAAAAAAAGAGAAAAAGGCTATATTTAAAATTGAAACAGGAATCTTAAAGGTTATGGTTGATAAGCTTATTGAAAAAGGCTTCTATTGGTTTTTACCAGTTATATTAGCTAAATCAACCGATCCATTATGGCCTGATACTCAAGCAAGCATAGAAAAAAGAGTAGAGCTTGAAATTTATAATAAGAAAGTTAAAACTATGCAAAGCATGATAATTCATAAAAGAATTTTAGTTTCTTCAGGAATAGAAAAAATATTCGTTTTATCTCCCAATATTCGAATAGAGCGAAGAGAAAGAGCTGAAACTGGAAAACACTTATATGAATTTACTCAATTAGATATTGAAGCTGCTTACTGGAAAATGAAAGATATATTCAAGCTTTTTGAAGAGCTTATTAAAACATCGATAATTTATGTTAAAGAAAACTTTAATGAAGAGCTTAAAATGCTTAAAAGAGAAATTAAAACACCTGAAACTCCATTTAAAATCTTCAATAGAATAAAGCTTGAAGAAAAATATGGAGGAAACTGGGAATCCCTTATTTCTAAAACTTTAAAAAATCCAATATGGGTAACAAACATTCCAAGAGAGTTTTATGATTATGAAGATAAAAAAACTGGAGAATGGCGAAACTTCGATTTAATTTTACCAGAAGGCTATGGCGAAGTCATTTCCGGAGCTGAAAGAGAATATGAGTATGAAAAACTCATTAAAAAAATAGATAAAGATGGATTAAATAAAAACGATTATAAAGTTTTATTAAGCTTCGCTAAAGAGGGAAAATTAAAACCTTCAACAGGCGCTGGGCTTGGAGTTGAAAGATTCATAAGCTATGTTTGTGGAGTTAAGCATATCGCTGAGGTTCAACCATTTCCAAGAATACCAGGTTTTGTTTCAGAGTTATAAAAATGACTAAAAACTTTTTAAAAAAGAAAAGAATTGAGATGTTTAAGGTTTACTCTTCTTCTTAAATATTGTTGTTAAAGCTAACAAAACTGTTAAAGAAAGGAAAATAGCGATTACACCATTAAATTCTGAAACCACTATGCATGAAATTTGAGTTGTTGCATCAGAATAACCTTGTTTGCTTGCAGTTAAATGGATAACATATGTTCCTTCTTCAGCATCTGATGGAACCCTGAATTCATGAGTAAATGTTCCATCTTGATTTGAATAAGCTAACCCTAAATGTAAAATTTCTCCAGAAGGCTTATTAACTTGAATAGATATTGAAGCGCTTGAAACAGGATTGTTAAATTCATCTTTAATTATGCCATTTATTCTAACATATTCTCCAGCATTATAGGATTCTTCAGATACGTTAGCTGAAATTGAAAGCGCCTCAGCTGAATAGGCTTGATTAATGGTTGATGAAATAGTTAATAAAGCTAAAGCTAAGAAAATATGCGCTTTAAAAAGTGTTTCTTTGCAAAGCATTTAAGCCCGCCTCTTCTTAACCGTTTAGTTAACCATAAATATAGCATCTATTGAAGCTAAAAATTTTCCTCCTTGAGAAATCAACTTATCAGATACAAAAGCTTTAGTTGAATATATACCTTTAACAGCGTTAGCTGGTATTATAAAACTGAACCCCTCTGTTATAGTCTTGCCCTGTTCTAAATCTCCAACATGAAAATCGACTTTAATAGGTGTTCCATTTGGGTCATCTATCTCTAACCATACGTAAGCATTATTTAAAATTTCTCCAGAATTCTCTACTGTAACCCATATGATTAATGATTCTCCTTGAGTAAATTCTGATTTAATCGCTTCGCCAGTTGAATCGGTTATGTTAATGCTTACAAAATTTACACTTGGAAGGTTTGATTCTCCAACAATAAATGTCGCATGCGCATACCCATCTATGTAACCAAATTTACTTGCTGTAACAAAAACTGTGTATGTTCCATTTATAAATATTGAGTACCCTAACTCGCCGATAGTAAAGTTGTCGAAGTATATGCCTGAAGAATCTGTTTCAATTAACGCTGAATGAACAACATTGCCTAATGGATTAACTATTTGAATTGAAACTTCAACTGCTTCTACAGGGTTTTTAAATCGATCTTGAACGCTTCCAGAGATTTTCACCACATCATTTTGCGTATAAATCGCTTCATCTGTTTGCACATTTACAAGTAATATGTTTTCTCTAGTTGTTGTTTGAGTTGTTGAAGTTGAGGTTATCGCAGCTTCTGGAGGATTAATTATTAAGCCTACTTTCGCTTCTTCCTCTTTATCTCCGCTAACAGCTGTTATTGTTATTTCATATGCGCCTTCAGGTGTTTGAATGGTTGTAATTATGGTTAGCTTCGAATGAAAGGGTGTTCTTCCTTTTTCAGGCGTAAATATGCCTATCGTATTTTCAGGGAGTCCTTCAACCGTTAATATTACTATTCTCCTAAAGCGTGTTAACGATTCAACTTTAATGGAGAAGCTTGCCACTTCACCAGCTTTAATCGATTTATAAGATGGTTCTGCGCGTATAAGAATGGTAGCTTCATTATTGTTTGCTAATATTGGGGATAGCGTTAAGCTTAATAGAAATAGGCTTAAAAATATTGTTGCAAAAATTTTTTGGTTCAAGAGATTTTTCACCTTAACCTTATTTTTTGCGTTTCTTCTATATAAATGTTTCTGTGTAGCACAAATAAACATTTATAGAAAAACTATTACGTAACCTCTACAATACATCATAATAAAAAACTTAAGCGAGAAGAAACCCTTGAAGGAAGAAGCAGAAACAAACTCTTTAGTTATAGAGCTTTTAAAAAAAATAAGCAAAAGCCTTGAAGAATTAAATGAAAAAATTGATAAATTAATTGAAAAAACCATGTTAACCGAGGTTAAACCTAAAAAAATCTCTATAGAAAACTTGCCATTAGATGCAGCAACTCTTCTTTCGCTTCCAGATCACCTTAGAAAAACTGCTATAGCAATATGCAGTTTAGGAGAAGCTACAGCAGAGGATGTAGCTGAAGAAACAAAAAGAGCTAGAGCTGTTGAAAGCGATTATTTAAATCAATTAGTAGCTTTAGGATATTTAAAGAAAAAAAGAATTGGAAAAAAAGTTTACTTCAGCATTGAGGAGAAAAAATAATGAAAACTATAGCTATTCACTCTTATAAAGGTGGAACTGGAAAAACTTCTATAGCTGTAAATTTAGCAGCTTTATCAGCTATTAAAGGAAGAAATGTTTGCATATTGGATTATGATTTTAGAGCTCCAAGTCTTCAAGTTGCTTTTAAAGAAAACCCAAGGTTTTGGTTAAACGATTTTCTGGAGGGAAACATTAATTTTCAAGATGCGTTAATCGAGTTAACTCGTAAATATGATTTTAAAGGAAGGTTTTTAGTAGGCTTCGCTAATCCAAACTCTCAAGCTTTAAGAAACATGATGACGAAAGATAGAATATGGGAAATGAGGGCTTTGCATAAAACGCTTTCAGCTAAAAGAAGCTTAAACCAAGAAATGGGCGTCGAGCTTTTGATTTTCGATACAAGCCCAGGAATGATTTATTCTTCAATAAATGCTTTAGCAAGCTCAGATTTAATATTTATAGTTATGAAGGGAGATGAATACGATTTAGAAGGGACAAAAGAGCTTATAAATGGGATATATGAAGTTTTAGGAAAGAAAACTCAAGTAATCCTTAATAAAATTCCCTTAAATTACTTTAGTAAAGAAGCTTCTGAATTGCTTAAAGCTTCAATTCAAGAAAAGCTTGGTTTACCTATAGCTGGTTTAATTCCATGCGATTGTAATCTTTTAGCTACAGGAGGAAAATCAATAATCGCTATTAATCAACCTAACCACCCATTCATTAAAGCTTTATCAGATATAATCGATAAAATTCAATTATAAAGATTCTCGTTTAAGCTTTTCTTCATATTCCTCGCGAAGTTTTTCATATTCTTCATCGCTTATCTTTCCTTGAGCTTTCAACTCTTCAAGCTTAGCTAAAGCTCTTGCATAAGCTAAATATTTTCGATCAAATATTGATTTTTTCCCTTTTCTCATCTTTCTCCAAAAAATTGAGAAAATTACTGAAGTTAAAACAGATATAAAGAAAACTGTTAAAGGTAAAGTTGAATTTAAATTATTTTCATTCACTATTGTAAGCGAAATAGTTGCGTAACGAATTTTTCCTTTTCCAACTCCAATCACCGTCACATTATAGTTTCCCTCATCAGCTTCTTTAGAAGCTTCAAGAGTTAACATTGAAGCTTTAAAAGGTGTTACAAATGTTTGATTTAAAGAATATTTTACACCTTTAGGTAAACCTGAAACTTGAAGAAGAACAGTAAAGTTTAACGGTTTACTAGAAATTAAATTAATTAAGGCTTGTTGAAGCTCTCCTCGCTTAAGCTCAATAACTGCTGGAGAAACAGCGATTAAGAAATCTGAAAAGAAAAGAGTTAAAGAAATTTTTGTTTGAAAATCTTCATACCCCGCTTTAGTAGCAATCACATATATGGTATAGTTTCCTTCAACAGCTTCAGGAGATAAAGAAAATTCATCTTTAAAGCTTCCATTTTTACTTGAGTAAACTAAAGCCACATGAATAGCACTTCCGTTAGGGTTGTTTACTTGAATTGAGATAAGAGCATTTTGAACTGGGTAACCAGCTGTATTAGATACAGCTCCAGATATAATTATTAACTCTGTAGATTCACTTGAGTAATGGTTTACAGAAACTGAAACAAACATTTTACTTAAAGCTAAAGAATTAGGTAAAGAAAAGGAAAAAAGAATTAAAAAAAGAATTAAAAGTGAAAAAGCTTTCTTTGCTTTCACTTTTTTTCTCCTTTCTTTTTAAACTCCAGCATTTTAACTCGTTAACCAATTTATTAAATCTTTTGCGTTTTCACAAGAAATTTTAATTGAAATTGGGCCTAAAGGGGATTCGCCTTCAGGTTGACAAAAAGATATATGAGTTGAGAAAGCAACTTGCTTATTTAAATAAAAAATCAATTCGTTTCCTTGAATTGATGAAAAAAGAACGGCTTTAGCAGCATCTCTAATTTTCTCTTGCTTTAACAAATTTTTAAAGTTCTCTAAAACCTTTAAGCCTTTCCCTTCTCCCTTTAAAGTTATTGTTTTACCATCGATTTTAGAAAGCTTTATTTCTGGAAAAATGTTTCTTACAGCCTTCTCCACTTTAGCTTCATCTTCCGTAGGGTAAACTAAAGCTTCAACATAAACAACTAAATTATTCATCTTTTTTAATCTCCATTAAAATGTTTAACGCTTCAAGAAAAAAGTTTTTCATTAACCCTTCATTAATAATTATTTTATCAGCTAATGCGATTACTTCCCCAATCCCAATCTTTAATTCTTTTTCATCTCTAGATTGAAAATCCATATATGTTTTAGGGTCATCTTCTCTCCCCCTCATCTTTAACCTTTTAAACCTAACTTTAGGAGGTGAATGAACCGCTAAAACTTTAACGCTTTTAAAATAATTTTTCAACTCCTCCACTTCAGCTCTGCTTCTAATACCTTCAACAACAATAACCCTACTTTTCTCCTCTTTAAGTTTAGGAATCAATTTTTTAATAACTGCCGCTAATCCATTTTCTTCTCTAATCTCAATCATAATTTTGCTTAAGCTTTCATAAGTTAAAGGCAACTCTTTTTTAACAGCTTCTTCTCTAATTACATCTCCACAAGAGTAAACTGGAATATTAAGCGTTAAAGCTGCTTTAGAAATCAAGCTTTTTCCTGAACCAGGCATGCCTGCAATCGCTATTATTTTTCTCGCCTTCAATTTTAAATCCCTTTAAAACCAATTTAAAACATAAGCGTTTATAGTGTAAATATAAATAATTAGGTTCTGAGGATTCTTAAAATGAAAAGTTTACCTCCACCTAAAGAATATTTAACCTTAATTAATAACGTTATGGAAATTCTTTTAAAAGAAAGAGAAACAAAACTTTTCAATTATGGTGAAGTTAACGGAGGCTTAATTAAAATTAATTTTAAGGGGCAACTTATTGTTATAGGAGATATTCACGGCGACCTTCAAAGCTTAAATTATATTCTTAAAGAAAGCAATTTTCTAAAATTTAAAGATTCTATGCTAATTTTTTTGGGGGATTACATTGATCGAGGAAAATATTCCCCACAAGTGTTGTTTAAAGTTTTAAGTTTAAAACTTAATTTTCCAAGTAGAGTTATTGCTTTAAGAGGTAATCATGAAGGTCCAGGGGATCTTCAACCTCTTCCTCACGATTTCCCACATCAGCTTACTCGCAATTACGGCGAGAATGGAAGAAAAATTTACATTAAAACTAGAGAGTTATTTAATGCTTTACATCACGCAGCTTTAGTTGAAGGAAGATATTTATTTCTTCACGGTGGACCACCCTATAACGCTTTCTCAATAGAAGATTACGCTAAAGCTCATGAAACTCACCCTGAAAAAAGTTTTCTTGAAGAAATTTTATGGAATGATCCTATAGAAAATATTGAAGGCGTTATCCCATCTCCAAGAGGTGCTGGAAAACTTTTCGGAGAAAACATTACAAATAATGCTTTAAAAATTTTTAACGTTAAAATAATTATTAGAGGTCATGAACCTAAAAACGAAGGCTTCAGCTTTAACCATAAGGGTAAAGTATTAACATTATTCTCTAGGTTAGGAGCCCCTTACTTTAATTCTTCAGCAAGTTACCTTGAAATAAACCAAGACTCTGGGAAACTTCAAATTAAAAAGTTTTCTAAAGCTTCAGATTAAGTAAAGCAAAAATAAAAATGTTTAAAACTGCTTTTTTATTATTCTAATCCAACGCCTTTTGGTAAAAGCACATCATGAGGACTTGCTTCTTGAGCTCCTAAAGGTGTTAAAAGCGCCACTTCAGCTTTTTCCCATAATTCTTGAATGTTTCTTGCACCTGCATAACCCATAGCTGCTTGCAATCCTGATTTTAACTCTTGAACCACAACTTCCACCTCGCCTTTATAAGGAACCCATCCTTCTACGCCTTCAGCTAATTCTTTAGCTCCACTATAACGATCTATAGAGAATCTTTTAGCCATAGCTGAGGGGCTTCCCATACCTCTATATTGCTTATAATATCTTCCGCCTATAGCTATTAATGTTCCTGGAGATTCTTTGCATCTAGCGAAAAGGTTTCCAATCATAACAGCTGAGGCGCCTAAAGCCAAAGCTAATGCAACATCACCCCCACATCTTATTCCTCCATCAGCTATAATAGGGATTTTTGCATTATAATTTTTTACAGCTTCAGCGGCTTGAGCTGTTGCATATAATGTTGGGGCTCCAGCTTTTGTAACTTCAGTTGTCGTGCATATCGAGCCTGAACCTATGCCAACTCTTAATGCAGCTATTTTATCAAGTTTTGTAACAGCATCTTCAGCAGCTTTATATGTTCCTATATTTCCTACGACTACATCAGCGGAAACGTTTGAAAGAATTTTTTTCACAGCATTAAAAGCTTTAGAATTATGAAAATGAGCAACATCAATAACAAGCACATCTATAATTTTATCAAGTTTCTCAGCTCTTTCAAAATCAAATGGAGATATAGCTGCACCACAAAGAAGTTTACCATCTTCATCTCGAGATGCGTTAGGAAATTTTCCTCTAAGCAATATGTCTTTTACAGTTATTAATCCTTTAAGTCCCCCTTCTTTATCAACTAAAGGTAATTTTTCAATTCTATGTTTATGAAGAATGTCTTTAGCTTCCTCAATGCTTATTCCATAAGGTGCTGTAACAACATTTTTAGTCATTAAATCCTTAACTTTCAATGATAAATCAGCAAATCTTACATCTCTTCCAGTTAATATCCCAACAACTTTACCATCCTCAACTACAGGTAAACCTGATATAGACTTCTCTCTCATTATTTTCAAGGCTGTTGCTATACTTTCATCTGGAGAAATAGTATAAACATTCTTTATTATAGTTGCTTCAGCCCGCTTTACTTTCTCAGCCATTTCAACTTGCTCTTGAACAGAGCAGTTTCTATGAAGAACTCCAAGGCCACCTTGCCTAGCTAAAGCTATAGCCATTTCGCTTTCAGTAACAGTATCCATAGGCGAAGAAATAAAAGGAATATTTATAAAGTAATTTTTTGTAACCTGAGTTTTAACATTAACTTCTTTAGGATCAACTTCTGTCCAACCTG from Candidatus Bathyarchaeota archaeon carries:
- a CDS encoding AAA family ATPase, with the protein product MPGSGKSLISKAALTLNIPVYSCGDVIREEAVKKELPLTYESLSKIMIEIREENGLAAVIKKLIPKLKEEKSRVIVVEGIRSRAEVEELKNYFKSVKVLAVHSPPKVRFKRLKMRGREDDPKTYMDFQSRDEKELKIGIGEVIALADKIIINEGLMKNFFLEALNILMEIKKDE
- a CDS encoding serine/threonine protein phosphatase codes for the protein MKSLPPPKEYLTLINNVMEILLKERETKLFNYGEVNGGLIKINFKGQLIVIGDIHGDLQSLNYILKESNFLKFKDSMLIFLGDYIDRGKYSPQVLFKVLSLKLNFPSRVIALRGNHEGPGDLQPLPHDFPHQLTRNYGENGRKIYIKTRELFNALHHAALVEGRYLFLHGGPPYNAFSIEDYAKAHETHPEKSFLEEILWNDPIENIEGVIPSPRGAGKLFGENITNNALKIFNVKIIIRGHEPKNEGFSFNHKGKVLTLFSRLGAPYFNSSASYLEINQDSGKLQIKKFSKASD
- the guaB gene encoding IMP dehydrogenase, producing the protein MPEFLNKLKNIELAITFRDVILLPGWTEVDPKEVNVKTQVTKNYFINIPFISSPMDTVTESEMAIALARQGGLGVLHRNCSVQEQVEMAEKVKRAEATIIKNVYTISPDESIATALKIMREKSISGLPVVEDGKVVGILTGRDVRFADLSLKVKDLMTKNVVTAPYGISIEEAKDILHKHRIEKLPLVDKEGGLKGLITVKDILLRGKFPNASRDEDGKLLCGAAISPFDFERAEKLDKIIDVLVIDVAHFHNSKAFNAVKKILSNVSADVVVGNIGTYKAAEDAVTKLDKIAALRVGIGSGSICTTTEVTKAGAPTLYATAQAAEAVKNYNAKIPIIADGGIRCGGDVALALALGASAVMIGNLFARCKESPGTLIAIGGRYYKQYRGMGSPSAMAKRFSIDRYSGAKELAEGVEGWVPYKGEVEVVVQELKSGLQAAMGYAGARNIQELWEKAEVALLTPLGAQEASPHDVLLPKGVGLE